The Juglans regia cultivar Chandler chromosome 6, Walnut 2.0, whole genome shotgun sequence genome contains the following window.
ctgttacaaataatttattatgtcacgtattgatATACATTGCTTGCcaatatgtcatgttaagtatgtcatatgttacatgtatgtcatgtcatgtagtATTCactattgcaagtatgtcatcttaagtatgttgtctgttacatggtatgccatgttacgaaattttttatctcaagtAAATCATATCTTTTGAGTTATGTTCAAGTCAGTTATGTCTAGGATACTCACGAtgtaatcactatgattgtcTGAACATCTCCATTAGTAATTCATGCGAGGTACATCTggtgaaatcattttgattgtcagaattcaGTTATGCAGATACTCCTGACGTAGTTATTTTGATTGTTAgaatatctcatttaaaatactcatgatggaatcattttgattgtctgagtatctctTATAGAATCTGTTGGGCGGAATCATTATGATTGTTCACTATTCCTAATGACACGTCTAGCAGAATCATTTTGATTATCagaattcaagtccaagttcatgtcaagtaaagaagtcagttcaagttcatgtcaagtaaAGAAgttagttcaagttcatgtatagTTAAGGTTCAGTTCAAGTTTAGTTCACGCTTCAGTTTAAGTTGTCAGTTatattatgttgtatgtcaagttatgttatgactacttatgattttgattatgcattcatgattttattgccatgcatgcatcgttAACCTGTGTGTAGATTTGTAATCAagtctcactgtggtagtcctaactaccattccccccgaatggtagatgttgttacaggatctgaagaagAATCAAGAATTGACCAACTGGAAAtagtcgactaagcgacggtgcgatgTAGATGATAGTAAattagttacctcagattactacttgtatttgtggagttcaatctccaacactcttttgatcacagccattttgaactaatgttgtgatctcagttgtttagtatatcattatgtatgaagtgtgttttaagtatttgaaatatttcagtttggtgcatagtattgctaaagaaaaaaaaattatccgctacaaatattgcataatgctagatgcatgttaagcACATTGTATCTTATATATCATGAACGGGGCCAggtaactttgtgttgcatgtctcgatgcttcacATTGATGGTgcagtaactagcaggaacacgtgGTGCAAAGGAGAACCGTGTTATGTTCACCCTATAAAAAAAGAGCAAGAGCTCATATGTTATGGATCACTCAATGAGaatctcgtgatatgataaggatcactcaatgaaaatcttgtgataaattctgataaggcaagttctgattAAGATAAAAGTCAAAAAGAAAGTCaaaaatgttttttgaaaaatgtcaaTGTCGccgttacaagtcttttgaaaaatggtcgagtgcataagtcaagtctCAATCAACTTATATGtcagtacatgtccatgcacgcatttcatgatatacctcttgtaTGCACAATGTTAACTATTGTGTATTGCGtgtttacttattgagatttttcgaaatctcattttggtagtttccactaccattccccaaccagaatggtagaagttgcaACAGGTATCTCTTGAATTATGAATCTAGATGAGTATATTGTGCAAGCTCATTACGACTATACTGCAAATGCATTGAAGCACATGGCGGGCTTCTCAAGGAAATTCTAACTAGTATTAGTGAGACTGAGATCGATGCTACAATCTCCCGACcgtccaaaaatttaaaattttggtgGAACATGGACCAGTTGTCTACTTTTCTTGAGCGAGCCTCAAAGGCCTCGGCTGACGCAAAAGCAATAGCGAAGGACTTAGGATTGTTACCACCCGAGCCTCAGCAATCAAATGAGGTCTTTTGGTATTTGACTCCTGATGGGACAGTAGTGTTGAGGAGAATGGGAACCtaagatattttgtgaaaacATTTATGACTTAAGGTCTTAACTTTTTGAGCAATATTTTGAGAAGGTCTTGTGTTTTGTTAGATTAAAAATACTCTATGCATTTGggatactatatatttatatgatgcatGTTTTTGGGATAATGACAATGTTGGGTATTTTGTTTAGTAACGGTACCATGTGCTTGCAAATGCTTATTGCATTGTTTAGATGATGCATGTTTTTGGGATAATGACAATGTTGGGTATTTTGTTTAGTAACGGTACCATGTGTTTGCAAATGCTTATTGCATTGTTTAGATTATCtgacttttattattattttgctacaaattttattgcatattgctagtatACTTAGGTGTATTGCATATTATCTGCCATCTACGATGTGTGTGTATCCACGTGTTACATGTCCCGGCATTTCAGTCGTCGTCTAATCCCAAGCGGGAGCTGGGGGCACCACACAAAGCCAAACTCTTGTTAGCCCCCTTTTACGTAAGAAGTTGCGaagataattattatttgatatGTTTATTATTGTAGCACTCACTTCCCGTAGGCTAAGAGTGTTActtgtttttcataaaaataaacctagcaagagatctcatatttaataaatgaacttAGGATTCATTTTGTcgaaaaaatatctaataaaatgtcttccaaaaatattaaatgaataaactgaataaaatttatgtcataaaagtaattttattctagaaagtctgaaactaaatcaactgctcctTCTAATCCTGGCCTACCTACTCGTATTCATTGATATgaacttcaccaacaattgtgatgaaacccgataacaatgatggcttggaaccccaagatcgtattgacaagatttgttgagccttgaccagtcacccaactagatgagaaccaagactacgaaggattgaaaacgccacacccagaaatcagaatcaaggtgataagtttggagcttgaacgccacaagattaacttgataagttcaaggagttctttgaagaaccaagaggaacacaagacctcacaaaaataaataagtttctgaaatttccaatctgctattaaaactcgaaataatccctttatatacttggaacaaccctccaagaataggaaaagtcataactacagctttaaaagcaacacaaatattaacataacaagtcccacgaaatttaggcctcttggacttctagaggcagccagaaatgactaaatgactaaattcaatgtatttcacgtacccaggcaagaccaagttcattcacctatttaatattcttgaaacttaacaaattcacgtcctttaatggtcagaccattcatcatatttctatgtgctaattagcctcttcaattgccttgatgacatggattaagtcttgaatattatttgagcccatcttggtctttttagaatcagcccaattctcttggattagcccatttagtgcttccttgaaacgtttggctctaagtcttgtaattgggccactaggaaatgacaaagggtcttgtacaaattcagctccattcccacttgtatgattagcatgtccaactccttggtttgcatcattctccccctcttgagaaggatttgtcctcaaatcatcacctacatcaaaaggagacaaATCAGCAACATTAAAGCTTGCACTGACACCATACTCACCTGGTAAGTCAAGCTTGTAGGCATTATCATTGATGCGTTCTACTACTTGAAATGGCCCGTCACCCCGAGGTAGGAGTTTTGAACGCCGCTTCTCTGGAAAACGGTCCTTCCTTAAGTgcaaccaaacccaatctcctggttgaaacactaccttcttacgtcccttgttggcttgatggacatattgtttagtcctcctttcaatgttcagccgtgccttttcatgaatcatctttacaaattctgccttctttttgccatctaagttcacacgttcactcaaaggtaaagaagttaaatccaaaggtgacaatgggttaaagccataaacaatttcaaatggtgaaaacttagttgcagaatgtatacttctattgtaagcaaattcaacatgtggcaaacaatcttcccatgctttcaagttctttttaatgatagcACGCAACAAAGACGACAAAGTTCTATTTACTACTTCAGTTTGGCCATCCGtttgtggatgacaagtagtagAAAACAACAACTTAGTTCCCAGCTTTCCccacaaagtcttccaaaagtaactcaaaaactttgcatccctatcagaaacaatggtcttaggcataccatgtaacctaacaatttctttgaagaacaaatcAGCTATATGTGATGCATCATCAGTTTTATGGCATGCAATGAAGTGTGCCATCTTGGAAAATCTATTTACCACCACAAAAACTGAATCTCTCCCCCTCTTAGTCCTAggtaaacctaaaacaaaatccatagaaatacaGTCCAAGGTTCACTAGGTATTGGCAAAGGGGTGTACAAACCATGGGGTTTCAACTTAGACTTAGCCTGTTTACACGTGATACACTTCTCACAAATTCTTTCCACATCACGTTTCATATGAGGccaaaaaaatgttcatgcaaaattcctaaagtcttagctacaccaaaatgacccatCAAACCACCACCATGAGCTTCTCTCACAAGCAATTCGCGCAAAGAACATATTGGTAAACACAGTTTATTTTCCCGAAACAAAAATCCATCATAcctataaaacttaccaaacgccattttttcacatgcattgaacacatcaccaaaatcagaatcttGAGCATACAATTCCTTAATGTATTCAAAGCCAagcatttttgtatctaaaatggaaagtaAGGCATACCTTCGGGACAATGCATCAGCCACCACattttccttaccttgcttATATCTGATCACATACGGAAATGTTTCAATGAATTCCACCCACTTGGCATGGCGTTTGTTCAACCTTTGCTGTCCTTTCAAATGCTTCAAAGACTCATGATCTGTGTGAATCACAAACTCCTTTGGCCATAGATAGTGTTGCCAATTTTCCAAAGCCCTCACCAAGGCATACATCTCCTTATCATAAGTAGGGTAATTTAGGGCTGCCCCACTCAACTTTTCACTGAAATAAGCAATTGGACGGccttcttgcatcaaaacagcTCCAATTCCTAtgcctgaagcatcacactcaatttcaaaagttttagcaaagttAGGTAAAACAAGCAAAGGTGCATTAGTTAACTTTTCTTTGATCAGACTAAAtgccttttcttgttcttttccccACTTAAACGGCACATTTTTCTTGATGACTTCAGTAAGAGGGGCGGCTAAGCTACTAAAATCACGCACAAACCGTCTATAGAAGCTAGCTAAGCCGTGGAAACTCCTCACTTGGCTGACTGTTGTAGGCGTTGACCACTCTTGGATTGCCTTCACCTTttcctcatccacctcaattcctctcttactaacaacaaaaccaagaaacacAAGCTTATCCGTGCAAAAGGTGCACTTTTTGAGGTTAGCAAACaacctttctttccttagaatttccaaaacagatttcaaatgcattacatgttcttccaaatttttgctatagatcaggatatcatcaaaatacaCAACTACAAATCTGCCAATAAATGCTCGCAAAACATGGTTCATCAAAGCATAAATGTGCTCGGAGCATTAGTTAAACCGAAAGGCATCACTAACCACTCATACAAACCatatttagtcttaaaagcagttttccattcatcaccttctttcatcctaatctgatgatatccactcttaagatcaatttttgtaaagacaCAAGAACCATACAAttcatccaacatatcatctagtctaggaatgggatgacgatactttaccgttatgttgttgatggctcggcagtcaacacacatcctccatgttcCATCCTTCTTGGGAACTAACAGCACCGGAACCGCACAAGGACTCATACTTTCACGCACAAACCCCTTCTCCAATAATTCACTTACTTGCCTCTGAAGTTCCTTGGTCTCCTCGGGATTACTCCTATAAGCAGGTCGGTTTGGAATTGATGCACCAGGTATGAAATCAATTTGATGTTCAATCCCTCGGATTGGAGGTAAACCATATGGTACCTCTTCAGGAAGGACATCTTCAAACTCctgcaaaagagaaacaatattgcTCGGCAAAGCACCGACGAGATCATTAGTACATAAAAGAGCCTCCTTGTACATGAGTACAATAAGGGGCTGGTGTGAAAATAATGCTCTcttgatctcacttttttttgcaatgtaattgaatttttcctctcttgctctcactatagccgaaatcctctctctttctttttcactctgatcaatgtttttctctccttttttttttaagtcttttttttcagtttcggccttcctttccttttccttttttttttcattcgaactTTGTAACTTTAATTGGTCCTCCCTGACCTGTTTTGGAGTTAATGGCACAAGAGTAATAGGTTGCCTATTAAGAGTGAAGGAATACTTATTTGTGAATCCATCATGCGTAACCCTcagatcatactgccatggtctTCCCAACAGTAAATGGCATGCGTGCATAGGAaccacatcacaaagcacctcatcctcatATTTGCCAATGGATAATGCCACCAACACTTGTCTTGTCACCTTGATTTCCCCACATTCATTCAACCACTGAAGCCGGTAAGGTTGAGGATGTTTCAAGGTAGTTAAAGCCAATTTCTCCACCAAATAAGTGCTGGCTACATTTGTGCAACTCCCACCATCGATAATGACACTGCAAACTTTGTTATTTACAAAGTGAAACAAGTTCTCCCTTTGGTTACTTTCTTCCTCCTTAACCTGCACATTGAGAACTCGCCTTGCAACCAATAAATCTCCAACCACAGCATTTTGCTCATCGTCAGCATCCTCCATAGATGGCATATCATCATTATctacttcttcctcattttctgacTCAAGCTCTCCTTGGGCATTTATCACCATCACCCTCTTGTTTACACACTGGCTGGCTATATGTCCGCGCCcctgacatttaaaacatttaatatcacgtGTCTTAGAACTTGAAGTCTCGATTGTACCTGAAGTAGTGGCGGTCTTTAAGTTGGCATTCTTAGAGGATTCaaattttggcttattttgttGCTGCTCGTCCCTTTTTGGAGTTGTCTTCCACGAGCTGGTTGTAGCCATAGGCAGTCCCCTCCTAGCCAATCCCTTTCGTTTGAATTGTTCCTCCACCTTTATGGCTTGATGCACCATATCTGTCAACTCAACATAGTGCTGCATCTCGACTATATCCGCAATCTCACGATTTAAACCGTGCAAAAACCTAGCCATGGTGGCTTCCCGGTCCTCTTCTACATTTGCCCGGATCATAGCTACCTCCATCTCCTTGTAATACTCATCCACACTTTTAGATCCTTGAATTAACCTCTGTAATTTTTGATACAATCCCCTATAATAGTGGCTGGGTACAAAACGCTTCCTCAtaagcattttcatttcctcCCAAGTGTCCACGGGTGGCTCtctattcctcctcctattaatcagtaattgatcccaccacacAATGGCATAATCGGTAAATTCAATTGCAGCCAACTTAACCTTCTTTATCTCTGAGTAGTTGTGACAATCAAAACCATCTCCATTTTAGTTTCCCACTCCAAATAAACTTCAGGATCATTTTTACCTTGAAAAGATGggattttaatctttatatttccTAAATCGTTATCCCTCCTAGGCCTACCCATCCTAGCTTCTCTATTTCTATACCCACGCTCAATCCTGCCTCggttcaaatattgctcatcaaactcctccgactccgcctctcCATCAACATTCCGCCACGGACCACGCCCACCATGCTGCCTATTGTGGATGTCATGTTGCTGGCCCCTAGGAGTTTCCGCTTCTACCCTGTCCAACCTTTCGTGAATAGGTTCTAATTCAGCCCTCAACATACGCCTCATCTCCCCTAACATCGCTTGCATTTGGAGGTTTGGAACTGGAGGTTGTCGAAATTCTTCGGTTGtgtcttcttcttgattattagacatgttttaaaatctgcaaacaaagttagaatcctcacaagcactccctcacgtgtttcacTCAAGAATTGATACACTTGCACTCGTGTTTTCACTCTAAACGGCTTTTACCCTCATATGGTCTCGCACACTCTTGCCTTTTTCCACTCTTCTGTGTCTTCTTTAGTTCTTAATCGAACTTCAagaaactcattcaaaataatccagcagcaattcagaaaataaacaaccaaaactcatcaaaagttCAAGTACTTGAATAAGGTGAGATACAAGATTGAAAGGAAGAAGTTTTCTTACTGGAATCgtgtaccctttttttttttttttttaaacacagcAGGAACAGGAAATAGAACGAAGATAAAAGATAGACAAACTTATCTTAGAACcaaagctcttgataccaaaatgatatgaactccaccaacaattgtgatgaaacccgataacaatgatggcttggaaccccaagatcgtattgacaagatttgttgagccttgaccagtcacccaactagatgagaaccaagactacgaaggattgaaaacgccacacccagaaatcagaatcaaggtgataagtttggagcttgaacgccacaagattaacttgataagttcaatgagttctttgaagaaccaagaggaacacaagacctcacaaaaacaaataagtttctgaaatttccaatctgctattaaaactcgaaataacccctttatatacttggaacaaccctccaagaataggaaaagtcataactacagctttaaaagcaacacaaatattaacataacaagtcccacgaaatttaggcctcttggacttctagaggcagccagaaatgactaaatgactaaattcaatgtatttcacgtacccaggcaagaccaagttcattcacctatttaatattcttgaaacttaacaaattcacgtcctttaatggtcagaccattcatcatatttctatgtgctaattagcctcttcaattgccttgatgacatggattaagtcttgaatattatttgagcccatcttggtctttttagaatcagcccaattctcttggattagcccatttagtgcttccttgaaacgtttggctctaagtcttgtaattgggccactaggaaatgacaaagggtcttgtacaaattcagctccattcccacttgtatgattagcatgtccaactccttggtttgcatcattcatcatcctcacctacgtggttaaaaacattaaataaactaaaatgagttgaagactcaacaagaaatcaatcacaacatagccataataaatataaggttttcataaaagttttcatgctgagaacttaaaatcCATGACTGTTCGTACTAATGTTTATGCTCTGCATGACTGATTTAtgtgaattaactgactgatctgacttaACTGACTGATCTAATTGggcaacacacttaaccctgtgtgcgagaTTGTACACCGTCCCCACGTCACGCAGCCACGAGGGGAGCcactgatagtattctggcatactatggtggaccacgcttgagtctatgacttgcacatccaccctgaaactaaactgcattggtaccatgcatctgaatgaccatctaaTTAACTGATTTGATCTTATATTGCTCTTCAACTTAAtatagcttacgtgtcttatgcacatgagatgatgaatgacataatacataaataattataatttctaaatctgaacatgatgcggaatgacatgatcgtatgctatgttggatgacatgtttgcatatgacatgagtggtacaTAAAAATGGTTGTCAAAGAACTGGCGCTAATAAtgtcattatcattattattattaacattattattattattatcatcattatttttatcattattatcatattatcattattattatcatattattattattattattattattattattattattattattatcgtcattatcattatcatcatcattattattatcatcatcattattattatcattattattattattaggccTGCAACCCGGTGTGTCCAAGCTGGGTTTGGCCCCGATCTGAcgagaaaattttattaaaaggcGCCAACCCGACCCGTTCCAACCCGGTACATTCGGGTCGAGTCATAATCCTCATCGCCTTCTGCAGACTCTGCCCTAACTTCCTCATTCCTTCTCCAGCACAACCAAATCCTCCTCGCTTCCGAAAACTCTCCCACACAgccaaataatattcaaatagttTATGGTGTACCTACGTGGTGAGGGTCGCATTTCGCCATCATGGATGACGGCTCAAAGGCACTATTTGTGATCACGACCACGAAGAGTTGCTCATGGTAGGCCTTTTCGACTGAAATAACCAGCGCATGCAAAGAAAGCATGAGGTGTATTCTCGGGTATGGAACCAATGGAAAACACCTCAAAACTCCAAGAAAGAGAGAACCCATCTTCCATAAACTCTCCAGCTAGGAATGTCATCAACGATGTGAGCAACAGTAGCAGCAATAGCAATGGCCTCCAAAATCCCACCCCACCTCTTATACCAAAAGCCATCCCTAGATCTGACTCCAACCCCTACCCGACAACCTTTGTCCAAGCAGACACCTCCACCTTCAAACAAGTTGTCCATATGCTCACTGGCTCACTAGAGACTGCCAAACCATCGTCGAAACTGAACCAAGCCCCATCCAAGAACCATAGCATACCTCCCATTAGGACTACACAAAATAAGCAACAAGGGTTCAAGCTCTATGAGAGGAGGAACAACCTCAAGATCAGCCTCATGATCAACACCTTCATGCCAAACTTTTCTCACAATCCAGAAAACGAGAGAGCGGCATCGTTTTTTCACTGCAATGgattttgagttgagttcaAATGTCGTATGATATTAGTCGAATTGGATGAATGTTGAAACCGACATTTACTCAACCCAACTCTAGCGGGTTTGACCCAATCAGGTTGTGTGGGTATAGgcctaattattattattatagttatcgttattatcattatcatcTTTACGTTTTAGAGAACTAGCCTACTTTGGAGAAATAGCCAGAGAGGTAGAGCACAGCACAAAACGATTTGGTTTAAAGACATCTTTCAAATCAGTTACTCGTCATCCCAACATCCCAAAGACATGTTGATTTTTTCAGAAAACAGATACGTCTTATCCCTGTATGTGCATCGTTACACAACATTACTCCAGATTTCGCATTGCACTACTTCCGGATAAGACAATAATCAACTACAGCTCAGGAAAGGGCCATACCAAGCTAACACAGACTTAACATTTTGTACAACTCTAAAGGAGATCCATTCATCCAATCCAAGCATTTGTAGAGAAAGTTGCAATCCTACCTAGCCACGAAACATTGCCTGAAAATGGTAGCGCAGCAGTGGGAAACCCAAGGTAAATATGGAACATAGTTCTCGGCTCTCAAACCATATATTGGTACAATTCCTTTTGGGAGCTGCTACTCCCACCGAGGATTGAGGGATCCACCGAACAgccaaaaattcttttttttttaaacatttttttaaaccaattaaatattttcaaaaataaaataaaaatcacaaattcattaaaaaacatttccttaaccatttaaaaaaaaaaaaaaaccaatcggTGGGTTTTGTAGGTGGTAGTGTCTTCCATTCCTTTTCAACGCTCATTGCACGATTAATCATTGATAGAGGAACGTTAAAGCAACCATCATTGCATGTAAAACTGTAAGCAGACTATAACTGTTCGAATTAAAGTAACTGCTTCTCAACCACGATCAAATAAACGGTGAGGTAAAAAGCCGATACAAAAACTTGGAAAACAAGGTCCCGAACATTTAGAGCCTTGAATGCTACAAATGGAAACTACGTAATCTCTCCCTAACACTGCATTCCAAGAATCACTCCTGAGAGTTTCATCTACTTCTTTACCGTCccgcacagagagagagagagagagagagagagctttacCATCTATTATTTGGTGGTTTAACTTTGTAAATGCGAACAATCCAGTTAGATGTCGTAAAAGCCTCTTCCAAATATTCAAGTTTAATATCCTTGTTTCCAATTTCAACCCCCCTTGCACGATCATACctgccatttaaaaaaaaaaaacaccaataattacaaaacaaatacTTTATGAGTACAACAATGCCTCCAATACCATTAAGCAGAAAGTTAGAAACCATAATGTTAAAACTCAAAATGAACAGCATATGACTGATGCACAGCCTCCTTGCACACAAGGGTTAAATGTTTCATGAGTGTGAATATTTAATTGTGTTTTAAGGATCTTTAAAGAGGTAAATCCAGATTCATAACCTTTTTGCTGTAAGGCATACCATTTACTGAGTAGtcgaattattattttttaaatatttaaatgtgcaGGTGATGTTGAGGATGATGATGCAGCAAGTTAACACTTTTGCTTGAGGTATTAGTGCTTATGGACCACTTATCACCCAGAGCCATGTATTGTTAACATGTAGATTTCTTCTTAACCCGTCTAGAAGGATTGAGTTACAACTTAACAAATGAATCAAACTCAAGTCAAGTTTACACAAGTTAAGCTCAATTTATTGATCCATTTACAACCCtatccataaatattatatgtaccATGACAAGCAATAAACTTGGAAGCGTGCAGCCTCTATGCCTTGTCTTCTAGCATTGTGCATCTACttcatgttttggttttgacttgttattaattttagtCTATAGTGGCTGTTTGATTACTTGCGTTATCCTTGTCTCACATGCATGTGACACAACCCTACTATCATTCACATTGGTATATTGTGTGCTTGTGGTAAAAACACATTCATTTGAATCATATCCATTTCCAGTTGAATGGAAGATAAACCTTGAACTTACCCAGGTGGTTTGCCATATTCTGTTGTCAACTCTCCAAATCGATAATAAGACAATTTGTACCTGATGaccaaaagaaattaaagagacataaaagtatcaaaataaaaactatcatgtaccattttttttataaattattatgctgtatgagagagagagagagagagagagagagagagttttatgGACTGAAGGTAGTATGGTTATAATATCCTCtacatatatagttttgtaACATATTATCAGCTGAGATCAAAAGCATGTTTGGATGCTTAaagtatctcaaaattttgtgaatagtaggaaAATAGTTTGAGTAA
Protein-coding sequences here:
- the LOC109008748 gene encoding VQ motif-containing protein 4-like; this translates as MENTSKLQERENPSSINSPARNVINDVSNSSSNSNGLQNPTPPLIPKAIPRSDSNPYPTTFVQADTSTFKQVVHMLTGSLETAKPSSKLNQAPSKNHSIPPIRTTQNKQQGFKLYERRNNLKISLMINTFMPNFSHNPENERAASFFHCNGF